Part of the Virgibacillus necropolis genome, GCACCACTTATTAGCATTATAAGAGATAATAGTTTATTTTTTTTGCAGTATTCTTACAATTTTTTAAGATATTTTGACAATTTGGAATAATAGGATTTACTTTCATCTAGAATCCTCTATTCTTAAGGTACAAAGTAACAGTGAATTTAAAAAGGAGGTCCATTATGGAAGCACAATTAAAACCGCAACAAGATTCGATATCCTTCAATGAGATTCGAAGACAACAACGAATAGAAAGAATGAAAACATTTATCGAAAAACTAGTTCGAAATAAGGCTGCATTAGTAGGAGGATTAATTGTTCTATTTTATTTGATGATCGCACTATTCGCCCCACTTCTTGCACCTTATAGCCCGTTTGCGATTGATTTACCAAATAAACTTCAGGCACCATCATTTGAACATTGGATGGGTACTGATGACAAAGGTAGAGACATTCTAAGTCGTATCCTTTATGGTGCGCGTCTATCCATGTCGGTTGGAGTTGCGGCTGTGGCGTTCGGAGCTTTTTTCGGAATTATTATGGGGATGGCGGCAGGCTATTATGGCGGATTAATTGACTCGATTCTCAGCCGAGTGCTTGATGTTATGCTTGCATTTCCTGGGATCTTGTTAGCATTGGCAATTATCAGTGCTCTAGGTCCGAGCCTATTCAATGTAACAGTAGCTGTTGGTGTGTTTTCCGTACCATTATTTGCACGAATTGCACGTGGCTCAACGATGGAAGTACGTAAACTAGAATATGTTGACGCCATTCGCTCCCTCGGGGCCCATGATGGAACAATCATCTTCAGGCATATATTACCTAATATTTTGTCACCCTTAATTGTACAAGGAACTTTACGCCTAGCGACGGCAATTCTATCAGCTGCGGGACTATCGTTTCTCGGACTGGGAGCACAGCCACCTTCACCTGAATGGGGTGCAATGCTTTCAAATGGACGTGACTTTATATTCAGTGCACCATATATGGCCATTTTCCCGGGTTTAACAATTGCGTTGTTAGTAATGGGTTGTAACCTGTTTGGTGACGGCTTGCGTGATGCACTCGATCCAAGAATGAAATCATAAAAAGGAGGAAAATTTTATGCTCACTTTTATT contains:
- a CDS encoding ABC transporter permease, which gives rise to MEAQLKPQQDSISFNEIRRQQRIERMKTFIEKLVRNKAALVGGLIVLFYLMIALFAPLLAPYSPFAIDLPNKLQAPSFEHWMGTDDKGRDILSRILYGARLSMSVGVAAVAFGAFFGIIMGMAAGYYGGLIDSILSRVLDVMLAFPGILLALAIISALGPSLFNVTVAVGVFSVPLFARIARGSTMEVRKLEYVDAIRSLGAHDGTIIFRHILPNILSPLIVQGTLRLATAILSAAGLSFLGLGAQPPSPEWGAMLSNGRDFIFSAPYMAIFPGLTIALLVMGCNLFGDGLRDALDPRMKS